A stretch of the Planctomycetota bacterium genome encodes the following:
- a CDS encoding endonuclease/exonuclease/phosphatase family protein, translated as MERHRSPDWSTLASVTLALAVLASVATARQPGDGEVALRVATFNVEDVRTTDLLSGDQPRVRRLAEVLQRLRPTIVLINEIAYDASGVPGTPADESPGGNGGRFARRYLGVPQAEGLAPLRYRAIMLPTNTGMASGLDLDKSGEAVTSYPPPREAGSSGAVVGQTEAGRAYGNDAWGFGTFPGQYGMALLVDERLEVLEDQIRTFRLLPWSAMPDARRPHEDGAPWHDDAVWDAMRLSSKSHWDVPVRLPNGSVVHLLCSHPTPPAFDGPEGRNRARNHDEIRFWEDYLDHRSWIADDRGRTGGLEPGRHFVMLGDLNADPDEGAAVGGAIERLLAHPRVAAAAAPRMDSAIEGLDADDTARFGLRVDYVLPSQGLELLRSGVWTNMPPARGGSTGFPSDHFPVWVDVAVPGGR; from the coding sequence ATGGAACGCCACCGCTCGCCGGACTGGTCCACGCTCGCGTCGGTCACCCTCGCCCTGGCGGTGCTTGCGTCCGTGGCTACGGCCCGGCAGCCCGGGGACGGCGAGGTCGCGCTGCGCGTGGCGACGTTCAACGTCGAGGACGTGCGTACGACCGATCTGCTCTCGGGCGACCAGCCGCGGGTGCGGCGGCTGGCCGAGGTGCTCCAGCGGCTGCGGCCGACGATCGTGCTGATCAACGAGATCGCGTACGACGCTTCGGGCGTTCCGGGCACGCCGGCGGACGAATCGCCCGGCGGCAACGGCGGGCGATTCGCTCGGCGGTATCTCGGGGTGCCGCAGGCCGAGGGCCTGGCGCCGCTGCGCTACCGGGCGATCATGCTGCCGACCAACACCGGCATGGCCAGCGGCCTGGACCTCGACAAGAGCGGCGAAGCGGTGACGAGCTACCCGCCGCCCCGCGAGGCCGGTTCGAGCGGTGCGGTCGTCGGGCAGACCGAGGCCGGCCGTGCGTACGGCAACGATGCCTGGGGTTTTGGGACCTTTCCGGGCCAGTACGGCATGGCGTTGCTGGTCGATGAGCGGCTCGAGGTGCTCGAGGACCAGATCCGCACGTTCCGCTTGCTGCCCTGGAGCGCGATGCCCGACGCCCGGCGTCCGCACGAGGACGGAGCACCCTGGCACGACGACGCCGTCTGGGACGCGATGCGGCTGAGTTCCAAGAGTCATTGGGACGTGCCGGTGCGGCTGCCCAACGGGTCGGTCGTGCACCTGCTGTGCAGCCATCCGACGCCGCCGGCCTTCGACGGGCCCGAGGGCCGCAACAGGGCGCGCAACCACGACGAGATCCGCTTCTGGGAGGACTATCTCGACCATCGCTCGTGGATCGCCGACGATCGCGGCCGCACCGGCGGGCTGGAGCCCGGGCGGCATTTCGTCATGCTGGGCGACCTGAACGCCGACCCCGATGAAGGGGCCGCCGTCGGCGGGGCGATCGAGCGGCTGCTGGCCCATCCGCGGGTGGCGGCGGCCGCCGCTCCCCGTATGGACTCGGCGATCGAGGGCCTGGACGCCGACGACACGGCGCGGTTCGGCCTCCGCGTGGACTACGTGCTGCCGAGCCAGGGGCTCGAGTTGCTGCGGTCGGGGGTGTGGACCAACATGCCGCCAGCCCGGGGTGGCAGCACGGGATTCCCGAGCGATCATTTCCCTGTCTGGGTTGACGTCGCGGTGCCCGGGGGTCGCTAG
- a CDS encoding ATPase, T2SS/T4P/T4SS family, with product MDATSLLNAAAPAVLLAETTPFVLVSWWKALLVVATFAGWAWFISTVADKHAARFYLPREQWNLAYMVTGLLAIAVILANPVHSIWGFFVAWPVAVLLLAVPPLVYVQKANSDERVPEEHRITLNISQWAAERKVAKEARKAGRVELAIVKPDGVTLQPPEQETPEFVVRTTAEKVYIDGVSARAQKIELLPAGDKGYAVAHTVDGVRTVVGEPMAPAEAMRVIAFWQTASGLEAGERRRQVGEPDVSRDGDRHHLRVITSGGQQGLKMTIVVDPAKSVRRTPENLGLLPMQMQLMEELAGEGSGVVLLAAPRGMGRTTQLYTALKLHDAYTSNIQTLELEPQDTLEGIRQNVWSPTADAADHGTMLRSIIRRDPDVVGVAELLDEGTANEIARGDTQTTRVYASLAADSAVVAVAKYVQVVGDPAAAAASLKGVLAGKLVRRLAETSREAYVPSPDMLKKLGLSADKVGTLYRHREMVEVNKKVVPCPESGGTGYVGQIGVFEVFRIGDEERGLIERNELQQLGAAFRKQGLPTIQQAAIARLVEGVTDVDEVVRVTVPAKKPQAAKPAPAPA from the coding sequence GTGGATGCAACAAGCCTGCTCAACGCGGCCGCGCCGGCCGTCCTCCTCGCCGAGACCACGCCGTTCGTGCTGGTGTCCTGGTGGAAGGCGCTGCTCGTCGTGGCGACCTTTGCCGGGTGGGCGTGGTTCATCTCGACGGTCGCCGACAAGCACGCCGCTCGCTTCTACCTCCCACGGGAGCAGTGGAACCTGGCGTACATGGTCACGGGCCTGCTCGCGATCGCGGTGATCCTGGCCAACCCGGTGCACTCGATCTGGGGCTTCTTCGTGGCCTGGCCGGTCGCCGTGCTGCTGCTGGCGGTGCCGCCACTGGTCTACGTGCAGAAGGCCAACTCCGACGAGCGTGTGCCCGAGGAGCATCGCATCACGCTGAACATCAGCCAGTGGGCCGCCGAGCGCAAGGTCGCCAAGGAGGCCCGCAAGGCCGGCCGAGTGGAGCTGGCGATCGTCAAGCCCGACGGCGTCACTCTGCAGCCGCCCGAGCAGGAAACGCCCGAGTTCGTCGTCCGCACGACGGCCGAGAAGGTGTACATCGATGGCGTGTCGGCCCGGGCGCAGAAGATCGAACTGCTGCCGGCGGGCGACAAGGGCTACGCGGTCGCACACACCGTGGACGGCGTGCGGACCGTGGTGGGCGAGCCGATGGCGCCCGCCGAGGCGATGCGGGTCATCGCGTTCTGGCAGACGGCGTCGGGGCTGGAGGCGGGCGAGCGGCGGCGCCAGGTCGGCGAGCCCGACGTCTCGCGGGACGGCGACCGGCACCACCTGCGGGTGATTACGAGCGGCGGGCAGCAGGGCCTGAAGATGACCATCGTGGTGGACCCCGCCAAGTCGGTCCGCCGCACGCCGGAGAATCTGGGCTTGCTGCCCATGCAGATGCAGCTCATGGAGGAGCTCGCCGGGGAGGGCTCGGGCGTGGTGCTGCTGGCGGCGCCGCGGGGCATGGGCCGCACGACCCAGCTCTACACGGCCCTCAAGCTGCACGACGCGTACACCTCCAACATCCAGACGCTTGAGCTGGAGCCGCAGGACACACTGGAGGGCATCCGCCAGAACGTCTGGAGCCCGACCGCCGACGCGGCCGACCACGGCACGATGCTGCGGTCGATCATCCGCCGCGACCCGGATGTGGTCGGCGTCGCGGAGCTGCTCGACGAGGGCACCGCCAACGAGATCGCCCGCGGCGACACGCAGACCACCCGCGTCTATGCGAGCCTTGCCGCGGATTCCGCGGTGGTGGCGGTGGCCAAGTACGTGCAGGTCGTCGGCGACCCGGCGGCGGCCGCCGCCTCGCTCAAGGGCGTCCTGGCGGGCAAGCTCGTCCGCCGGCTGGCCGAAACCAGCCGCGAAGCTTACGTCCCAAGCCCCGACATGCTTAAGAAGCTGGGGCTCTCGGCGGATAAGGTCGGCACGCTCTACCGCCATCGCGAGATGGTCGAGGTCAACAAGAAGGTGGTGCCCTGCCCCGAGAGCGGCGGCACGGGGTACGTCGGACAGATCGGCGTCTTCGAGGTGTTCCGCATCGGCGATGAGGAGCGGGGGCTGATCGAACGCAACGAGCTGCAGCAGCTGGGGGCGGCCTTCCGCAAGCAGGGGCTGCCGACCATCCAGCAGGCCGCCATCGCCCGGCTGGTGGAGGGCGTGACCGACGTGGACGAGGTGGTTCGCGTGACGGTTCCGGCCAAGAAGCCGCAAGCGGCGAAACCGGCGCCGGCCCCCGCCTGA
- a CDS encoding ribose-phosphate pyrophosphokinase, translating into MKGDADSMKIFAGRNSIALAEHVCAHLDLPLGEARTSIFPDGELFVKLDEDVRGRDCFVILSTGQPVNDNMMELFIFIDCLRRASAKRITLVIPYYGYGRQDRKDEGRVPITAKLVANLIDAAGADRVLAVDLHAAQIQGFFDLPMDHLSATPVFLDYFRDHRDQLGDLCLVSPDVGNVKVAEALQNLLNADLAIINKRRLGGSEVVTDTLIGSVDGKNVLMFDDMISTAGTVCEAARFVKEQGATDVLVAATHPILVGPAIGRLMESPISKVIVTNTIPLTPEALRLGDRLVELNLGPLLGDAIHNIHHDQSVSALLRDAAGAKR; encoded by the coding sequence ATGAAGGGCGACGCCGACTCGATGAAGATCTTCGCGGGCCGCAACAGCATCGCGCTGGCCGAGCACGTGTGCGCCCACCTTGATCTGCCGCTGGGCGAGGCCCGCACGAGCATCTTCCCAGACGGTGAGCTGTTCGTAAAGCTCGACGAGGACGTCCGCGGCCGCGACTGCTTCGTGATCCTGTCGACCGGGCAGCCGGTCAACGACAACATGATGGAGCTGTTCATCTTCATCGACTGCCTCCGCCGCGCGTCGGCCAAGCGGATCACGCTCGTGATTCCTTATTACGGCTACGGCCGCCAGGACCGCAAGGACGAGGGTCGCGTGCCCATCACCGCCAAGCTGGTGGCCAACCTGATCGACGCCGCGGGCGCGGACCGCGTGCTGGCCGTCGACCTGCACGCCGCGCAGATCCAGGGCTTCTTCGACCTGCCGATGGACCACCTGTCGGCCACGCCGGTCTTCCTGGACTACTTCCGCGACCATCGCGACCAGCTGGGCGACCTGTGCCTGGTGAGCCCAGACGTCGGCAACGTCAAGGTGGCCGAGGCGCTCCAGAATCTGCTCAACGCCGATCTTGCGATCATCAACAAGCGGCGCCTGGGCGGCAGCGAGGTCGTGACCGACACGCTCATCGGCTCGGTCGACGGCAAGAACGTGCTGATGTTCGATGACATGATCTCGACCGCCGGCACGGTGTGCGAGGCCGCCCGCTTCGTGAAGGAGCAGGGCGCCACCGATGTGCTGGTCGCCGCCACGCACCCGATCCTGGTCGGCCCCGCGATCGGGCGGCTCATGGAGTCGCCGATCTCCAAGGTCATCGTGACCAACACCATCCCGCTAACGCCCGAAGCCCTGCGGCTGGGCGATCGCCTGGTCGAGCTGAACCTCGGCCCGCTGCTGGGCGACGCGATCCACAACATCCACCACGACCAGTCCGTCAGCGCCCTGCTGCGCGACGCGGCCGGCGCCAAGAGGTAA
- the cyoE gene encoding heme o synthase: MASTVARDSVSGSIAAGALYEATKPGITRLVTITSALGFGLAALALPMDARRLVLGALAATVGTGLAAAGANALNQWMEHVRDARMPRTARRPLPSGRATPPQVAAMGCVLSVLGVGCAAVACGVVPAALIAFTILSYLLLYTPSKPMTWTSTWIGAVPGAMPPVIGWACADPHWSGLANPVPWTLFAIMFVWQIPHFLAIAWMYRADYAAGGYRVLPVLDPSGRFTSAAMLAFAGLLIPVSVSPAFFSAEMVGWVSVPVALGTSAVFAAMAIGLARTRTTASARRLFFASIIHLPVLLAAVVLDAGVAALLGG; this comes from the coding sequence ATGGCGAGCACGGTGGCCCGGGACTCGGTGTCCGGGTCGATCGCGGCGGGGGCGCTCTACGAGGCGACCAAGCCTGGCATTACGCGGCTGGTGACCATCACGAGCGCACTCGGGTTCGGTCTGGCGGCGCTAGCGCTCCCGATGGATGCCCGCCGGCTGGTGCTCGGCGCGCTCGCCGCGACGGTGGGCACGGGGCTGGCGGCGGCGGGTGCGAATGCGCTCAACCAGTGGATGGAGCATGTGCGTGATGCGCGGATGCCGCGGACGGCCCGACGGCCGCTGCCGTCGGGCCGTGCGACGCCGCCGCAGGTGGCCGCGATGGGCTGCGTGCTTTCGGTGCTGGGCGTCGGCTGCGCCGCGGTCGCGTGCGGCGTCGTGCCGGCGGCCCTGATCGCCTTTACCATCCTGAGCTACTTGCTGCTCTATACGCCGAGCAAGCCGATGACCTGGACGAGCACGTGGATCGGCGCCGTCCCGGGCGCCATGCCTCCGGTCATCGGCTGGGCGTGCGCGGACCCGCACTGGAGTGGCCTGGCCAACCCGGTGCCGTGGACGCTCTTCGCGATCATGTTCGTCTGGCAGATCCCGCACTTCCTGGCCATCGCGTGGATGTACCGCGCGGACTACGCGGCGGGTGGCTACCGCGTGCTGCCCGTGCTGGATCCCTCGGGCCGATTCACGTCGGCGGCGATGCTCGCGTTCGCGGGGTTGCTCATCCCGGTGTCGGTCTCCCCGGCGTTCTTCTCGGCGGAGATGGTCGGCTGGGTGAGCGTGCCGGTGGCGCTCGGCACGAGCGCGGTGTTCGCGGCGATGGCGATCGGGCTGGCCCGCACGCGGACGACCGCGAGTGCGCGTCGGCTATTCTTTGCGTCGATCATCCACCTGCCGGTGCTGCTGGCCGCCGTCGTGCTCGATGCCGGCGTCGCCGCCCTGCTGGGTGGTTAG
- the rpsF gene encoding 30S ribosomal protein S6, giving the protein MPPERTNTYEAMFLVGQATAADLGGVVSHIDDLLARAGATLISMAKWDERRLAYEIDKQKRGLYILAYFEAPAQNIAQLDRECQLSETIMRVMFTRADHLTAEEIQSKDGRDALLSEAKLRAEKAGEEEKAQDTSVRLGRPVEDKPAEKPAEKPADATEGGEAKGEAKSEGSAAAETQTPAEPAQA; this is encoded by the coding sequence ATGCCCCCAGAGCGCACCAACACGTACGAGGCCATGTTCCTCGTCGGCCAGGCGACCGCGGCCGACCTCGGCGGCGTCGTCTCGCACATCGATGACCTGCTGGCCCGCGCCGGCGCCACGCTCATCTCGATGGCCAAGTGGGACGAGCGGCGGCTCGCCTACGAGATCGACAAGCAGAAGCGCGGCCTGTACATCCTGGCCTACTTCGAGGCGCCGGCGCAGAACATCGCCCAGCTCGACCGCGAGTGCCAGCTCTCCGAGACCATCATGCGCGTGATGTTCACCCGCGCCGACCATCTGACGGCCGAGGAGATCCAGTCCAAGGACGGCCGCGATGCGCTGCTGAGCGAGGCCAAGCTCCGCGCCGAGAAGGCCGGCGAGGAAGAAAAGGCCCAGGACACCTCGGTCCGCCTCGGCCGACCCGTCGAGGACAAGCCCGCCGAGAAGCCCGCCGAGAAGCCCGCCGACGCGACCGAGGGCGGCGAGGCCAAGGGCGAGGCCAAGAGCGAAGGAAGCGCTGCCGCCGAGACCCAGACCCCGGCCGAGCCCGCCCAGGCCTAA
- a CDS encoding ABC transporter permease, which produces MGKGLHATRALAMRELLRVVRQPLRIAVAIATPVMVWLLFAGGFANGLRSDAVPGESFALYLLPGMASLVVLFNAVFASISLIEDRHSGLLQAVLASPAPRWSVVWGKLLGGGATGFAQAVVLLAGAPLLGADLSAVGVLSIATGLAFLSFGITGLGLAAAWFVDSTAGFHGIMNLVFMPMWLLSGSVFPVDGSSAWMRIVAGANPIAWCQRATRTGLDGGVDGGALLASLAFAAVAVLLAALVMRRRS; this is translated from the coding sequence ATGGGTAAGGGCCTCCATGCGACGCGGGCGTTGGCGATGCGCGAGCTGCTCCGTGTGGTTCGCCAGCCGCTGCGGATCGCGGTTGCGATCGCGACGCCGGTGATGGTGTGGTTGCTGTTCGCAGGTGGCTTCGCCAATGGCCTGCGGAGCGACGCGGTTCCGGGTGAGTCGTTCGCGCTGTACTTGCTTCCCGGGATGGCGTCGCTCGTCGTGCTGTTCAATGCGGTCTTCGCGTCGATCTCGCTCATCGAGGACCGCCACTCGGGGCTGCTGCAGGCCGTCCTCGCGAGCCCGGCGCCGCGGTGGTCCGTGGTGTGGGGCAAGCTGCTGGGCGGCGGCGCGACGGGCTTTGCGCAGGCGGTGGTGCTGCTCGCCGGCGCACCGCTTCTGGGCGCCGACCTGTCGGCGGTGGGGGTGCTCTCGATCGCTACCGGCCTTGCGTTCCTGTCGTTCGGCATCACCGGGCTGGGGCTGGCGGCGGCGTGGTTCGTGGATTCGACGGCGGGATTCCACGGCATCATGAATCTCGTGTTCATGCCCATGTGGCTGCTGAGCGGATCGGTCTTCCCGGTGGACGGCTCCAGCGCCTGGATGCGTATCGTGGCGGGCGCGAATCCGATCGCGTGGTGCCAGCGGGCCACGCGGACGGGCCTCGACGGCGGAGTTGATGGCGGCGCCCTGCTCGCGTCGCTGGCGTTTGCAGCAGTGGCCGTGCTGCTGGCGGCCCTGGTGATGCGGCGGAGGAGCTAG
- the rplI gene encoding 50S ribosomal protein L9 produces the protein MARDLNLLLVENVDNLGIVGDVVKVRAGYARNFLLPRGLATEPDEKLIADLAEKRKVAEKEVAQLRSQREEMAGKLDGQEITMVRACNDQGVLYGAVTQQDIASALQTLGFDVKPREVRLPFAMKRIDNYDVLLKFASDLESHIRVFVEPDRTIDDDEREEMEFDNEGNLIEKTEAKPEPPAAAAEGQAAGETPTPAAK, from the coding sequence ATGGCACGCGATCTCAATCTGCTGCTGGTCGAGAACGTCGACAACCTCGGCATCGTCGGGGACGTGGTCAAGGTGCGGGCGGGCTACGCCCGCAACTTCCTGCTGCCCCGCGGGCTGGCCACCGAGCCGGACGAGAAGCTCATCGCCGACCTGGCCGAGAAGCGGAAGGTGGCCGAGAAGGAGGTCGCCCAGCTCCGATCGCAGCGTGAGGAGATGGCCGGCAAGCTGGACGGCCAGGAGATCACGATGGTCCGCGCCTGCAACGACCAGGGCGTGCTCTATGGCGCGGTCACGCAGCAGGACATCGCCAGCGCCCTCCAGACCCTCGGGTTCGACGTGAAGCCCCGCGAGGTGCGGCTGCCCTTCGCGATGAAGCGGATCGACAACTACGACGTGCTGCTCAAGTTCGCCAGCGACCTGGAGAGCCATATCCGCGTGTTCGTCGAGCCCGATCGCACCATCGACGACGACGAGCGCGAGGAGATGGAGTTCGACAACGAGGGCAACCTCATCGAGAAGACCGAAGCCAAGCCCGAGCCGCCCGCCGCGGCTGCCGAAGGGCAGGCGGCGGGCGAAACGCCTACGCCCGCGGCCAAGTAA
- a CDS encoding ABC transporter ATP-binding protein has protein sequence MALIQIRGATVTLGGRRRSIRALDGLDLDVDAGEHVALLGANGSGKTTLLRALAGTQPLDAGTIERPANLRLGVVFQRPALDPLLTVRENLRLQAVLFGLGSARDRIESACGAHGLADRIDDRVSSLSGGLARRVEFVRATLCEPDLLLLDEPTVGLDLPARRALHEALDRMREDRPRTAVLMTTHLMTDAERLDRVAMIAAGRVVASGTPDELTRSVSGGALVRVPAEADWTPDERFRERADGSWVAQVDGDEALAEIARELAGDAVPFFVGRPTLADAYLAMAQGRLDAVAPAGATHG, from the coding sequence GTGGCCCTGATCCAGATTCGTGGCGCCACCGTGACACTGGGCGGTCGCCGCCGGTCGATCCGCGCCCTCGATGGCCTGGACCTGGACGTCGACGCGGGCGAGCACGTCGCGCTGCTCGGGGCCAACGGATCGGGCAAGACCACGTTGCTGCGGGCGCTCGCGGGCACGCAGCCGCTGGATGCCGGAACCATCGAGCGGCCGGCCAACCTGCGGCTTGGCGTCGTCTTCCAGCGGCCCGCGCTCGACCCGCTGCTGACGGTCCGCGAGAACTTGCGGCTGCAAGCGGTGCTGTTCGGCCTGGGCTCGGCGCGCGATCGCATCGAGTCCGCGTGCGGGGCGCACGGGCTGGCCGATCGCATCGATGATCGGGTGTCGTCGCTCTCGGGCGGCCTGGCGCGGCGCGTCGAGTTCGTGCGGGCGACGCTGTGCGAGCCGGATCTGCTGTTGCTCGACGAGCCCACGGTTGGGCTCGATCTGCCCGCGCGGCGGGCGCTCCACGAGGCCCTCGATCGCATGCGGGAGGATCGCCCTCGGACGGCGGTGCTGATGACGACCCACCTGATGACCGATGCCGAGCGGCTGGATCGCGTCGCGATGATCGCGGCCGGCCGGGTGGTCGCGTCGGGCACGCCCGATGAGCTGACGCGCTCGGTGTCGGGCGGCGCGTTGGTGCGTGTGCCGGCCGAGGCGGATTGGACTCCCGACGAGCGATTCCGCGAGCGAGCGGACGGCTCGTGGGTGGCGCAGGTCGACGGCGACGAGGCGTTGGCCGAGATCGCCCGGGAGCTTGCCGGCGACGCGGTGCCGTTCTTCGTCGGTCGGCCGACGCTCGCGGATGCGTACCTGGCAATGGCGCAGGGCCGCCTGGATGCGGTCGCTCCCGCGGGGGCAACGCATGGGTAA
- the ssb gene encoding single-stranded DNA-binding protein, which translates to MAGSFNRVFLMGNLTRDPEVRHTPQNTAVANIGLAVNRRYRTQSGENREETTFVDCEAWGRSAEVMAQYLKKGRPVFVEGRLKLDQWQDQQGNNRSKLKVVIENFQFVDSREGGGGGGGGDYSSASSGGGQQGNYDAQPVPPDDDIPF; encoded by the coding sequence ATGGCCGGCAGCTTCAACCGAGTCTTCCTCATGGGCAACCTGACGCGGGACCCCGAAGTCCGGCACACGCCGCAGAACACCGCGGTCGCCAACATCGGGCTTGCGGTCAACCGCCGCTACCGCACCCAGTCGGGCGAGAACCGCGAGGAGACGACCTTCGTGGACTGCGAGGCCTGGGGCCGCAGCGCCGAGGTGATGGCCCAGTACCTCAAGAAGGGCCGGCCGGTGTTCGTCGAGGGCCGCCTCAAGCTCGACCAGTGGCAGGACCAGCAGGGCAACAACCGCAGCAAGCTGAAGGTCGTGATCGAGAACTTCCAGTTCGTCGACAGCCGCGAGGGCGGGGGCGGTGGAGGCGGGGGTGACTACTCGAGCGCCTCGAGTGGCGGCGGCCAGCAGGGCAACTACGACGCCCAGCCCGTGCCGCCCGACGACGACATTCCGTTCTAG
- the pth gene encoding aminoacyl-tRNA hydrolase, translated as MKLIVGLGNPGSDYHNTRHNAGYMVLDELARRHAPGERAQGKFHAAVLEARMAGEKVLLAKPTTFMNRSGLTVGEAVRFFKLQPADDLLIVVDDIALPLGAIRLRARGGGGGHNGLADVERAVGGPHYARLRVGVDNKPAGSSQVGYVLGRFTVEQLEAIRPGIEKAADAAERWAAEGIDAAMNAFNAPPEPKQPRKAAGDANRHANRDPKNHESSPEDPTPRSASGAAGPGDQSHGDGGTQPGSRALAGHPQPEHPAKDS; from the coding sequence ATGAAGCTCATCGTCGGTCTTGGCAACCCGGGCAGCGACTACCACAACACCCGCCACAACGCGGGATACATGGTGCTCGACGAGCTCGCGAGGCGGCATGCGCCGGGCGAGCGCGCCCAGGGCAAGTTCCACGCCGCCGTGCTCGAGGCCCGCATGGCCGGCGAGAAGGTGCTGCTCGCCAAGCCGACGACCTTCATGAATCGCTCGGGCCTGACCGTGGGCGAGGCCGTTCGGTTCTTCAAGCTCCAGCCGGCCGACGACCTGCTCATCGTTGTGGACGACATCGCGCTACCCCTGGGCGCGATCCGGCTGCGGGCTAGGGGCGGCGGCGGCGGCCACAACGGCTTGGCCGACGTCGAGCGGGCCGTCGGCGGCCCCCACTACGCCCGCCTCCGCGTGGGCGTGGACAACAAGCCCGCCGGCTCCAGCCAGGTCGGCTACGTGCTGGGCCGATTCACGGTCGAGCAACTCGAGGCCATTCGCCCGGGCATCGAGAAGGCCGCCGACGCCGCCGAACGCTGGGCGGCCGAGGGCATCGACGCCGCCATGAACGCCTTCAACGCACCACCCGAACCCAAGCAGCCCAGGAAGGCCGCGGGCGACGCGAATCGCCACGCGAATAGAGATCCCAAGAACCACGAATCCAGTCCGGAGGATCCGACCCCTCGCTCGGCGAGCGGGGCGGCCGGCCCCGGTGATCAATCCCATGGCGACGGCGGCACCCAGCCGGGTTCGCGTGCACTCGCCGGTCACCCACAGCCGGAACACCCGGCGAAGGACAGCTAA
- a CDS encoding NTP transferase domain-containing protein, protein MPASADSRPCAIILAAGKGTRMNSDLPKVVHPVGDQPMVRIVAEACVAVGCEPVIAVVGHGREHVESALEGLDPPAHFALQAEQLGTGHAVLAAEAELAGIDHDRDVLVLCGDGPLIRDQTLRTLLATHREHAAAATLATSTVDDPDGYGRIVRGPSGRFERIVEQKNATADELDIREINPSYYCFKLGALLDALRRIERNPKTGEYYLTDVPALLQGDGLAVEVVDAVPPEDVLSINTPEQLAAVDRIYRARTRQGAPT, encoded by the coding sequence ATGCCAGCGTCGGCTGACTCACGGCCCTGCGCCATCATCCTCGCCGCCGGCAAGGGCACGCGGATGAACTCCGACCTGCCCAAGGTGGTCCACCCCGTGGGCGACCAGCCGATGGTCCGCATCGTTGCCGAGGCGTGCGTCGCCGTCGGTTGCGAGCCAGTCATCGCCGTCGTGGGCCATGGTCGAGAGCACGTCGAGTCGGCGCTCGAGGGCCTGGATCCGCCCGCCCACTTCGCGCTCCAGGCCGAGCAGCTGGGCACGGGACACGCGGTGCTGGCGGCCGAAGCGGAGCTGGCCGGCATCGACCACGACCGGGACGTGCTGGTGCTGTGCGGCGACGGGCCGCTCATCCGCGACCAGACGCTCCGCACGCTGCTGGCGACCCATCGCGAGCACGCCGCGGCCGCCACGCTGGCAACCTCCACGGTCGATGACCCCGACGGCTACGGCCGGATCGTCCGGGGCCCGAGCGGCCGCTTCGAGCGGATCGTCGAGCAGAAGAACGCAACCGCCGACGAGCTGGACATCCGGGAGATCAACCCCAGCTACTACTGCTTCAAGCTGGGAGCGTTGCTGGACGCGCTCCGCCGCATCGAGCGGAACCCAAAGACCGGCGAGTACTACCTGACCGACGTGCCCGCGCTGCTGCAGGGGGACGGCCTGGCGGTCGAGGTCGTCGATGCCGTGCCGCCCGAGGACGTGCTGAGCATCAACACGCCCGAGCAGCTCGCCGCGGTGGATCGCATCTATCGCGCCCGCACCCGCCAAGGAGCACCGACATGA
- a CDS encoding 50S ribosomal protein L25 encodes MHEDAPTLTAKKRDRVGSRYAQRVRQRGGLPAIVYGHGEEPVAIELDAHEARLHFDKGERVFSIAVEGAEGGLILLQDLQFDYLGTEVVHADFRRVDLSERVDVTVPLEFVGNAKGLKTAGAILVHPVNDIELECAVTNLPEVIEVDVSHLDVGDHLTAGEVTLPKETMKLRTPPETTIALITVKAETEDEGSAEGETVEASTQPEVLTEKKKEEGDE; translated from the coding sequence ATGCACGAAGACGCCCCCACCCTAACCGCCAAGAAGCGCGACCGCGTCGGCAGCCGGTACGCCCAGCGGGTCCGCCAGCGCGGCGGGCTGCCCGCGATCGTCTACGGCCACGGCGAGGAGCCCGTCGCCATCGAGCTGGACGCCCACGAGGCCCGGCTGCACTTCGACAAGGGCGAGCGCGTGTTCAGCATCGCCGTGGAGGGTGCCGAGGGCGGGCTCATCCTGCTGCAGGACCTCCAGTTCGACTACCTGGGCACGGAGGTCGTGCACGCCGACTTCCGCCGCGTGGACCTCTCCGAGCGGGTCGACGTGACTGTGCCGCTGGAGTTCGTCGGCAACGCCAAGGGCCTCAAGACCGCCGGCGCGATCCTGGTGCACCCGGTCAACGACATCGAGCTCGAGTGCGCGGTGACCAACCTGCCCGAGGTGATCGAGGTCGACGTCTCGCACCTGGACGTGGGCGACCACCTTACCGCGGGCGAGGTCACGCTGCCCAAGGAGACCATGAAGCTGCGGACGCCGCCCGAGACGACGATCGCGCTCATCACCGTGAAGGCCGAGACCGAGGACGAGGGCTCCGCCGAGGGCGAGACCGTCGAGGCGTCGACCCAGCCCGAGGTGCTCACCGAGAAGAAGAAGGAGGAGGGCGACGAATAG